The nucleotide sequence GATACAGCAGACGATTGTTTTGGACAAAGGTAATTACATTCAACAAGGGCGTGAAAAGATGCAGGATAAAAACAATACTCAATATTTTAAAGTGGAGAAGGAACAGCAGATAAGGGTTGACGATGTGCTGGAAATTGTATATAGTGCTTTGCGGGAGAAGGGCTACAATCCGGTGAACCAGATTGTGGGATATATTATGTCCGGAGACCCTACTTACATTACCAGCCATCGGAATGCAAGAAGCCTGATTATGAAAGTAGAGCGGGACGAGCTGGTGGAAGAGATTCTGCGCCGGTATATCCAGAGCAACTCCTGGGGATAGGAGGTCAGGATGCGCATTATGGGGCTTGATTTTGGTTCCAGGACCGTGGGTGTTGCCATAAGTGATGCATTACTGGTTACTGCCCAGGGAATCGAAACCATTCAGCGGAAATCGCCGGGAAAACTCCGGCAGACACTTGCAAGGATTCAGGAACTGACAGAGGAATATCAGGTGGAGGAAATCGTACTGGGATTTCCGAAGAACATGAATAATACGGAAGGGGAACGCTGCCGCAGTACGCTGGAATTTCAGGAACTGCTGAAAAAGCGCTGTAATCTGCCGGTGGTGCTGTGGGATGAAAGGCTTACTACCGTGGAAGCAGAGCGGAGCCTGATGGAGGGCGGCGTGCGCAGAGAACACCGGAAGAACCATGTGGACAGGATTGCCGCTGTACTGATTTTACAGGGGTATCTGGATGCACGGGCATTTCGGGCGGAAAAATCAGGAAATTCAGAATAGGGAAAGACGAAACAGCAAAGTTGGAATAAAAGGACAGAAACAATGGAAAAAGTAGTATTTCAGGCTCCCGGCGACGGGGGGTCCAGGGAATTTTATGTAGTAGAGCAGACCAGAATCAGCGGGGTGAATTATCTGCTTGTGGCAGAAGAGGAAGATGGAGACTGTGATGCCTTTATTTTAAAGGAAATATCACAGGAAGAAAATGAAGATATCGTGTATGAAATGGTGGATTCTGAGGAAGAACTGGAATATATGTCCGGGATTTTTGGAGAAATTCTGGAAGATGTGGATCTTACCATGTAATACGGAAGAATCTGAAAACATGAATTTTACAGAAAGGTGTTGCGATGCTCCGGGAAGATTTTGAAAAGATTTTGAAGGAACATGGATTGAAGAAGACCAGGCAGAGAATTCTGGTACTGGAAGCACTGTCATCCTGTGAGGATAAACACCTGACTGCGGAAGAAATATATGAAACAGTGAAGGCAGAGTTCCCGGAAATCGGGCTGGCGACTGTCTATCGGACAATACAATTGCTATCAGAGCTGGACCTGGTGGAAAGTGTGCAGCTTGGAGATGGATGCGTGCGTTATGAAATTGGAAAGATTGGTGGAAAAGAGGCGCACCGCCACCATCATTTAATATGTCTGGAATGTGGAAAAGTAATATCTTTTTGGGACGACCTGTTAGAGGAGCTGGAGGAACGTATCAGAGAGTCAGCTTCTTTTCAGGTTATCAACCATGAGGTAAAGTT is from Lachnospiraceae bacterium JLR.KK002 and encodes:
- a CDS encoding DUF1292 domain-containing protein; this translates as MEKVVFQAPGDGGSREFYVVEQTRISGVNYLLVAEEEDGDCDAFILKEISQEENEDIVYEMVDSEEELEYMSGIFGEILEDVDLTM
- a CDS encoding Fur family transcriptional regulator; translation: MLREDFEKILKEHGLKKTRQRILVLEALSSCEDKHLTAEEIYETVKAEFPEIGLATVYRTIQLLSELDLVESVQLGDGCVRYEIGKIGGKEAHRHHHLICLECGKVISFWDDLLEELEERIRESASFQVINHEVKFYGYCESCLKQGQECQ
- a CDS encoding IreB family regulatory phosphoprotein, producing MQDKNNTQYFKVEKEQQIRVDDVLEIVYSALREKGYNPVNQIVGYIMSGDPTYITSHRNARSLIMKVERDELVEEILRRYIQSNSWG
- the ruvX gene encoding Holliday junction resolvase RuvX, with product MRIMGLDFGSRTVGVAISDALLVTAQGIETIQRKSPGKLRQTLARIQELTEEYQVEEIVLGFPKNMNNTEGERCRSTLEFQELLKKRCNLPVVLWDERLTTVEAERSLMEGGVRREHRKNHVDRIAAVLILQGYLDARAFRAEKSGNSE